In a single window of the Streptomyces sp. NBC_00353 genome:
- the hutU gene encoding urocanate hydratase, which yields MSGPRPVRAPRGTELSALGWQQEAALRMLQNNLDPEVAEHPDKLVVYGGTGKAARDWRSFDAMVRTLQTLKQDETMLVQSGRPVGVMQTHEWAPRVLIANSNLVGDWANWEEFRRLEALGLTMYGQMTAGSWIYIGTQGILQGTYETFAAVAAKKFNGTLAGTITLTAGLGGMGGAQPLAVTMNDGVAICIDCDPRAIERRIEHRYLDVRADSLEHALQLAVEARDARKPLSIGLLGNAAELLPRMLAEGAPIDIVTDQTSAHDPLAYLPIGVDFDDMASYAAEKPADFTQRAREAMAKHVEAMVGFMDAGAEVFDYGNSIRGEAQLAGYDRAFDFPGFVPAYIRPLFCEGKGPFRWAALSGEASDIHKTDKAMLELFPENESLHRWIKMAGERVHFQGLPARICWLGYGERDRAGERFNDMVASGELAAPLAIGRDHLDCGSVASPYRETEAMLDGSDAIADWPLLNAMVNVASGASWVSIHHGGGVGMGRSIHAGQVTVADGTKLAGEKIRRVLTNDPGMGVIRHVDAGYDIAESVAADKGVRVPMTEGGQ from the coding sequence ATGTCAGGACCCCGCCCCGTACGGGCACCGCGCGGTACGGAACTGAGCGCCCTGGGATGGCAGCAGGAAGCCGCCCTCCGCATGCTGCAGAACAACCTCGACCCCGAGGTCGCCGAGCACCCCGACAAGCTCGTCGTCTACGGCGGCACGGGCAAGGCGGCCCGCGACTGGCGCTCGTTCGACGCGATGGTGCGCACGCTGCAGACGCTCAAGCAGGACGAGACGATGCTCGTCCAGTCCGGGCGGCCGGTCGGCGTCATGCAGACCCACGAGTGGGCGCCGCGTGTCCTGATCGCCAACTCCAACCTGGTCGGCGACTGGGCGAACTGGGAGGAGTTCCGCCGCCTGGAGGCGCTCGGGCTCACCATGTACGGCCAGATGACCGCCGGGTCGTGGATCTACATCGGCACGCAGGGCATCCTGCAGGGCACGTACGAGACGTTCGCCGCCGTCGCCGCGAAGAAGTTCAACGGGACGCTTGCCGGGACGATCACCCTGACCGCCGGACTCGGCGGCATGGGCGGCGCCCAGCCGCTCGCGGTCACCATGAACGACGGCGTCGCGATCTGTATCGACTGCGACCCGCGCGCCATCGAGCGCCGCATCGAGCACCGCTACCTGGATGTGCGCGCCGACTCCCTCGAGCACGCGCTCCAGCTCGCCGTCGAGGCGCGCGACGCGCGCAAGCCGCTCTCCATCGGGCTGCTCGGCAACGCGGCGGAGCTGCTGCCCCGGATGCTCGCCGAGGGCGCCCCGATCGACATCGTCACCGACCAGACCAGCGCGCACGACCCGCTCGCGTACCTCCCGATCGGCGTCGACTTCGACGACATGGCCTCGTACGCCGCAGAGAAGCCCGCCGACTTCACGCAGCGGGCCCGCGAGGCGATGGCCAAGCACGTCGAGGCGATGGTCGGCTTCATGGACGCCGGGGCCGAGGTCTTCGACTACGGCAACTCGATCCGCGGCGAGGCCCAGCTGGCGGGCTACGACCGGGCATTCGACTTCCCCGGGTTCGTCCCCGCGTACATCCGGCCGCTGTTCTGCGAGGGCAAGGGCCCGTTCCGCTGGGCCGCGCTGTCCGGCGAGGCGTCGGACATCCACAAGACCGACAAGGCGATGCTCGAACTCTTCCCCGAGAACGAGTCGCTGCACCGGTGGATCAAGATGGCCGGCGAACGCGTCCACTTCCAGGGGCTGCCCGCCCGGATCTGCTGGCTCGGCTACGGCGAGCGCGACCGTGCCGGCGAGCGGTTCAACGACATGGTGGCCAGCGGTGAGCTGGCCGCGCCGCTGGCGATCGGCCGCGACCACCTGGACTGCGGGTCGGTGGCGTCCCCGTACCGCGAGACCGAGGCGATGCTCGACGGGTCCGACGCGATTGCGGACTGGCCGCTGCTGAACGCCATGGTCAACGTGGCGTCCGGCGCCTCCTGGGTCTCCATCCACCACGGTGGCGGCGTCGGGATGGGGCGCTCCATCCACGCGGGGCAGGTGACCGTGGCCGACGGCACGAAGCTGGCGGGCGAGAAGATCCGCCGGGTGCTGACGAACGACCCGGGCATGGGCGTCATCCGGCACGTCGATGCCGGGTACGACATCGCGGAGTCCGTCGCCGCGGACAAGGGCGTGCGGGTGCCGATGACCGAGGGCGGGCAGTGA
- a CDS encoding roadblock/LC7 domain-containing protein, which produces MVPEAEVQDVLAELQRLRARVPLLAGALAASTDGLVLAQDTPGVEAEGVAALTAASLGVALRMTEATGRGGFRELLVRGETGYIATYAAGSSAVLTLLAEDRINVGRLHLEGRRASTRIGELVDATLQRTAQPAPASHAPRPRTPPPGGPLPHRT; this is translated from the coding sequence ATGGTTCCCGAGGCCGAAGTCCAGGACGTCCTGGCCGAACTCCAGCGGCTGCGCGCCCGGGTTCCGCTCCTCGCGGGCGCGCTGGCGGCCAGCACCGACGGACTGGTCCTGGCCCAGGACACCCCGGGAGTGGAGGCGGAGGGCGTCGCCGCACTCACCGCGGCCTCGCTCGGCGTCGCGCTCCGGATGACGGAGGCGACCGGCCGGGGCGGCTTCCGCGAACTGCTCGTACGAGGCGAGACCGGCTACATCGCCACGTACGCGGCGGGCTCCTCCGCCGTCCTCACGCTCCTGGCCGAGGACCGGATCAACGTCGGCCGGCTCCACCTGGAAGGCCGCCGGGCGAGCACCCGGATCGGCGAACTGGTCGACGCCACACTGCAACGCACCGCACAGCCCGCGCCCGCGTCGCACGCCCCGCGCCCACGCACCCCGCCCCCCGGCGGTCCCCTCCCGCACCGCACGTAA
- a CDS encoding helix-turn-helix domain-containing protein: MLQRLASERATGALMRDRGTLYLADGQVVHAESPATPGIDILLTASGTLHRDGWWDAVAQAGAGQRVGRYLVDSGRIPGGALELCHLGALYDAAFFALAPTRTPARFRYGVSHWIGPVHPVPVDAVQRETLRRRELLDRIWPDAMTDTAPLVRAAHPVDAPVPSRRRRVLDLVDGVRTASDIAQHLGRSAFHILVDLRRLTAAGLVEAVRQTAAPSASAPGRITLPEVTADPDVALLRRLRDALEAL; encoded by the coding sequence ATGCTCCAGCGCCTCGCCTCCGAACGCGCCACCGGCGCGCTGATGCGCGACCGCGGCACGCTCTACCTCGCCGACGGCCAGGTGGTGCACGCCGAGAGTCCCGCGACACCCGGCATCGACATCCTGCTCACCGCGAGCGGCACCCTGCACCGCGACGGCTGGTGGGACGCGGTCGCCCAGGCGGGCGCCGGGCAGCGCGTCGGCCGCTACCTGGTGGACAGCGGACGGATACCCGGCGGCGCACTGGAGCTCTGCCACTTAGGGGCGTTGTACGACGCCGCCTTCTTCGCCCTCGCCCCCACCCGGACCCCGGCCCGGTTCCGTTACGGGGTCTCGCACTGGATCGGTCCCGTGCACCCCGTCCCCGTCGATGCCGTGCAGCGCGAGACGCTCCGGCGCCGGGAGCTGCTCGACCGGATCTGGCCCGACGCGATGACCGACACCGCCCCGCTCGTCCGTGCGGCCCATCCCGTCGACGCCCCCGTCCCGTCGCGTCGGCGACGCGTACTCGACCTGGTGGACGGAGTGCGTACGGCATCCGACATCGCACAGCACCTGGGCCGCTCGGCGTTCCACATCCTCGTCGACCTGCGGCGGCTCACGGCCGCCGGACTGGTCGAAGCGGTCAGGCAGACGGCGGCCCCGTCCGCTTCCGCGCCCGGCCGGATCACGCTTCCCGAGGTCACGGCCGACCCCGACGTCGCCCTGCTGCGCCGGCTCAGAGACGCATTGGAGGCCCTGTGA
- a CDS encoding MurR/RpiR family transcriptional regulator codes for MSSPAARLQQLFEGHRLTPTQRRIAHSMVRRAADVPFLSSVELAELAGVSQPSVTRFAVALGFDGYPALRKHLREVAPGSGEAAGAVDDTYNEYQQAVHAEIENLQHLAELLADPTPVERAGRLLAASRPLPVLGLRAASSQARGFGYFAAKVHPDVRVLDEGGSMLRDRIDAARRAGASALVCFALPRHPKEVVDALAYAQEQGLTVVSVADSAFAPVAKHSDLLIPAAVGTGLAFDTACAPMLLGRVLLEAMCDDLPDAQARLEEFDAQAAARGLFAE; via the coding sequence ATGAGCAGCCCGGCCGCGCGGTTGCAGCAGCTCTTCGAGGGGCACCGGCTCACGCCCACCCAGCGGCGCATCGCGCACTCCATGGTCCGGCGTGCCGCCGATGTGCCGTTCCTGTCCAGCGTGGAACTGGCCGAGCTGGCCGGGGTCAGCCAGCCGTCCGTCACCCGCTTCGCCGTCGCGCTCGGCTTCGACGGGTATCCGGCGTTGCGCAAGCACCTGCGGGAGGTCGCGCCCGGATCCGGTGAGGCGGCGGGCGCCGTCGACGACACGTACAACGAATACCAGCAGGCCGTCCACGCCGAGATCGAGAACCTGCAGCACCTCGCCGAGCTGCTCGCCGACCCCACTCCCGTCGAGCGGGCGGGACGACTGCTCGCCGCGTCACGGCCGCTGCCCGTGCTCGGGCTGCGCGCCGCCTCCTCGCAGGCGCGTGGCTTCGGCTACTTCGCAGCCAAGGTCCACCCGGATGTGCGGGTGCTCGACGAGGGCGGCAGCATGCTGCGCGACCGCATCGACGCCGCGCGGCGGGCGGGAGCGAGCGCGCTGGTCTGCTTCGCGCTGCCGCGCCACCCGAAGGAGGTCGTGGACGCGCTCGCGTACGCCCAGGAACAGGGGCTGACCGTGGTGTCGGTGGCCGACTCGGCGTTCGCCCCGGTGGCCAAGCACAGCGATCTGCTGATTCCGGCGGCCGTCGGCACCGGGCTCGCCTTCGACACGGCGTGTGCGCCGATGCTGCTGGGGCGGGTGTTGCTGGAGGCGATGTGCGACGACCTGCCCGACGCGCAGGCGCGGCTTGAGGAGTTCGACGCACAGGCGGCGGCGCGCGGTCTGTTCGCCGAGTGA
- a CDS encoding allantoate amidohydrolase, whose translation MWKELAPIGRHPGSGGYRRYAWTAADGDCRAWFRAQAEARGLVHEVDRNGNQWAWLGDPLGDDAVVTGSHLDSVPDGGAFDGPLGVVSSFAAFDELRRRGAEFTRPFAITNFGDEEGARFGLACVGSRLAAGQLTVEKAHQLRDGDGITLPQAMEAAGYDPEAIGPDPERLARIGAFVELHVEQGRSLDLTGDPVGIASAIWPHGRWRFDFRGEANHAGTTRLVDRRDPMLTYAETVLAARREAQLTGALATFGKIAVEPNGVNAIPSLVRGWLDSRAADQDTLDAVVTGIERAAREHAERAGIDLDVVRESFTPVVEFQHALRDELGKILTGRGADDAGRAVPVLGTGAGHDAGILSASVPTAMLFVRNPTGISHSPAEHAAEDDCAAGVIALADVLEGLACS comes from the coding sequence ATGTGGAAGGAGCTCGCTCCCATCGGGCGGCATCCCGGGAGCGGCGGCTACCGCCGCTACGCCTGGACCGCCGCCGACGGTGACTGCCGTGCCTGGTTCCGGGCGCAGGCCGAAGCCCGTGGGCTCGTGCACGAGGTCGACCGGAACGGGAACCAGTGGGCCTGGCTCGGGGATCCGCTCGGTGACGACGCCGTCGTCACCGGGTCGCACCTCGACTCCGTGCCCGACGGCGGCGCCTTCGACGGGCCGCTCGGTGTGGTCTCCTCCTTCGCCGCGTTCGATGAACTCCGCCGCAGGGGAGCGGAGTTCACCCGTCCGTTCGCCATCACCAACTTCGGTGACGAGGAAGGGGCCCGGTTCGGGCTCGCGTGTGTCGGGTCCCGGCTCGCCGCCGGGCAGCTGACCGTCGAGAAGGCGCACCAGCTCCGCGACGGCGACGGCATCACACTGCCGCAGGCCATGGAGGCCGCCGGTTACGACCCCGAGGCCATCGGCCCGGACCCCGAACGGCTGGCCCGTATCGGTGCGTTCGTCGAGCTCCACGTCGAACAGGGGCGCTCCCTCGACCTCACCGGCGACCCGGTCGGTATCGCCTCCGCCATCTGGCCGCACGGCCGCTGGCGGTTCGACTTCCGGGGCGAGGCCAACCACGCGGGCACCACCCGGCTCGTGGACCGGCGCGACCCGATGCTCACCTACGCCGAGACCGTGCTGGCCGCCCGTCGCGAGGCGCAGCTCACCGGCGCCCTCGCCACTTTCGGCAAGATCGCCGTAGAGCCGAACGGGGTCAACGCCATCCCCTCCCTCGTCCGGGGCTGGCTCGACTCGCGAGCCGCCGACCAGGACACCCTCGACGCCGTCGTCACCGGCATCGAGCGGGCCGCCCGGGAACACGCCGAGCGCGCGGGCATCGATCTCGATGTCGTACGGGAGTCCTTCACGCCCGTCGTGGAGTTCCAGCACGCCCTGCGCGACGAACTCGGCAAGATCCTGACGGGCAGGGGCGCGGACGACGCGGGCCGCGCCGTACCCGTCCTCGGCACCGGCGCCGGGCACGATGCGGGTATTTTGTCCGCTTCGGTCCCTACCGCCATGCTGTTCGTACGGAACCCCACCGGGATCTCGCACTCGCCGGCCGAACACGCCGCCGAGGACGACTGCGCGGCCGGGGTGATCGCACTCGCCGATGTACTGGAAGGTCTCGCGTGCAGCTGA
- a CDS encoding formimidoylglutamate deiminase, with protein sequence MQLTTTPTGKHDTATFWLSHAWLGTHVEPGVTLDVADGRIAGVRTGVDAPPPGATVLRGLTLPGLANAHSHAFHRALRSTVQVGSGTFWTWRELMYQVSSRLTPETYYDLARAVYAEMALAGITAVGEFHYLHHAPGGVPYNNPNAMGEALIAAADAAGIRITLLDTAYLAAGFGQRAGQYQQPNQHQLRFSDTTAEAWAERASLLKDTDHALIGAAVHSVRAVPAGQLATVAAWAEGRQAPLHVHLSEQVAENEACQAAHGCSPTRLLADHGVLGPRTTGIHNTHLSGEDITLLGSSATGTCMCPTTERDLADGIGPAVALQRAGSPLSLGSDSHAVIDLFEEARAMELNERLRTQARGHWTAAALLRAATADGHAALGRPDAGTLEPGSLADFTTVALDSVRTAGPAPRLAAEAAVFAASAADVRHTVVAGRHIVRDGQHALVEDVPAALASAIAVLHG encoded by the coding sequence GTGCAGCTGACAACGACACCGACGGGAAAGCACGACACCGCGACGTTCTGGCTGTCCCACGCCTGGCTCGGCACCCATGTCGAGCCGGGCGTCACCCTGGACGTCGCCGACGGGCGGATCGCCGGGGTCCGTACCGGCGTCGACGCCCCGCCGCCGGGCGCCACCGTGCTGCGGGGGCTCACTCTTCCCGGTCTCGCCAACGCCCACTCGCACGCCTTCCACCGCGCCCTGCGCTCCACCGTCCAGGTCGGCTCCGGCACCTTCTGGACCTGGCGCGAGCTCATGTACCAGGTGTCGTCCCGGCTCACCCCCGAGACGTATTACGACCTCGCCCGCGCCGTGTACGCCGAGATGGCGCTGGCCGGCATCACCGCCGTCGGTGAGTTCCACTATCTGCACCACGCGCCGGGCGGAGTCCCGTACAACAACCCGAACGCGATGGGTGAGGCCCTGATCGCCGCCGCCGACGCGGCCGGTATCCGGATCACACTGCTGGACACCGCCTATCTCGCCGCCGGGTTCGGGCAGCGGGCCGGGCAGTACCAGCAGCCCAACCAGCACCAGCTGCGGTTCTCCGACACCACAGCCGAGGCCTGGGCCGAACGTGCTTCCCTCCTCAAGGACACCGACCACGCCCTGATCGGCGCGGCCGTCCACTCCGTGCGCGCCGTGCCCGCCGGGCAGCTCGCCACCGTGGCCGCATGGGCCGAGGGACGGCAGGCCCCCCTCCATGTCCACCTCTCCGAACAGGTTGCGGAGAACGAGGCCTGCCAGGCCGCCCACGGCTGTTCCCCCACCCGGCTCCTCGCCGACCACGGGGTCCTCGGGCCGCGCACCACCGGCATCCACAACACCCACCTCAGCGGCGAGGACATCACGCTGCTCGGCTCCTCGGCCACCGGCACCTGCATGTGCCCCACCACCGAACGCGACCTGGCCGACGGCATCGGCCCCGCCGTAGCGCTCCAGCGCGCGGGCTCGCCGCTCTCCCTGGGCAGCGACAGCCACGCCGTGATCGACCTCTTCGAAGAGGCACGCGCGATGGAGCTCAACGAGCGCCTGCGCACCCAGGCCCGCGGCCACTGGACCGCGGCCGCGCTGCTGCGCGCCGCCACCGCCGACGGACACGCCGCACTCGGCCGTCCCGACGCGGGCACCCTCGAACCGGGCTCCCTCGCCGACTTCACCACCGTGGCCCTGGACTCCGTCAGAACAGCGGGACCGGCGCCCCGACTGGCGGCCGAAGCAGCCGTATTCGCCGCCTCCGCCGCCGATGTGCGGCATACGGTCGTGGCAGGCCGGCACATCGTCCGCGACGGGCAGCACGCACTCGTCGAGGACGTACCCGCAGCACTCGCCTCGGCCATCGCCGTCCTGCACGGCTGA